In Silene latifolia isolate original U9 population chromosome 3, ASM4854445v1, whole genome shotgun sequence, a single window of DNA contains:
- the LOC141646372 gene encoding uncharacterized protein LOC141646372: MPETLFGSNWEAHAVKVYTHEVFFDFQKEVKFSVNACSVCGYTPPDPVTNFEVSIVEDANKRKRYAVEYNRRTMDVRCACKLFERKGILCNHIIWICSGKFKEIPEKYILRRWSKNALRNPVYDLNGNLLENNDLTSNSKFEMSQVWSEIYATVGMLKRKEKESDMRDFAKLIKEFREKLEPNPKPLTKEQELEALLNCKAPKEIKILPPKVSRNKGSGKRMVSSKNKAIMKAKKPKRLCAKCKRMSHHDKRNCPNEFAEHPPENQGDTSEEEEEEEEVENEE; the protein is encoded by the exons ATGCCTGAAACCCTATTCGGGTCAAACTGGGAGGCCCATGCAGTGAAGGTCTATACACATGAAGTGTTCTTTGATTTCCAAAAGGAGGTTAAATTTTCGGTAAATGCGTGTAGTGTTTGTGGATACACCCCACCAGATCCAGTAACTAACTTTGAAGTTTCAATTGTTGAGGACGCGAACAAGCGAAAGAGATATGCAGTTGAGTACAATCGGAGAACAATGGATGTTCGTTGTGCATGTAAATTGTTTGAAAGGAAAGGTATCTTATGCAACCACATCATTTGGATTTGCtcgggaaagtttaaggaaattcctgagaaatacattttgcgtaggtggagtaagaatgcactcagaaacccggtttatgatttgaatggaAATCTACTGGAAAACAATGATCTTACTAGTAATAGTAAGTTTGAGATGTCTCAGGTGTGGTCTGAGATTTACGCAACTGTTGGTATgcttaaaagaaaagaaaaagagtcaGATATGAGAGACTTTGCCAAGCTAATAAAAGAATTCCGAGAGAAGTTggagccaaacccaaagcctttgaccaaagaacaagaattggaggcccttctcaactgcaaggctccaaaagaaatcaagatcttaccacctaaagtctctagaaacaaaggtagtggtaaaaggatggtgagcagcaaaaataaggcaattatgaaggcaaaaaaaccaaaaaggttgtgtgctaagtGTAAACGCATGTCACACCATGATAAAAGAAATTGTCCAAATGAGTTTGCAGAGCATCCTCCTGAGAATCAA ggagacacatcggaagaagaggaagaagaggaagaggttgagaatgaagaatga
- the LOC141648239 gene encoding histidine kinase CKI1-like isoform X2: MHMYNLGSIYKLQRKGNVLNKTLTVLLLPSILIPYWYQTVKMIKHNMEMEATYGIASRVDNAAKLVLPVNSSAKALASMLGSVHEHLLFSEVQSKVAPMLLEALLITPHSTQASYIGLDGLFFSYYKDDGDKIYAAYSNSTFGSSNSSAGGYTWYTQPVHSESGELNGKAKIMEPFIVINETWFQRAMNTSNGYASLGFSWINKKGDKPDLFLDTGRLGSAGVVSLGFAVKGITSLFSDINNLNGGSMYMATVGDDTRVLLQGMKAVRIKSTGDKALILGGNTDHIIGEVSCKTQNGVNVATRLNTGQTEHIFYCSQVDIARVELVYVFSFPSNGDLLGDVHKRTKVTMILLIVMMVAMLISIFVFVALIVRAAWREVQLCAAYMRQMDKTAQAERKSLKQSLAFASANHDVRGYLACIKGLLDLCYNDVQPSSELASNLKKIAACADDLLAMVNSILDFGKIEAGKMQLEEGRFNLEQLLEDITDLHHPVALKKGVDVILDPCDGSMLKFSSVIGDRGKLKQILGNLLSNAVKYTPSGHISIRAWAKKPSLENSIIASNKNSLLNRLTHIFYRNKHSYNNVELMRMSNEDSKSMEFVFEVEDTGLGIPIDKRKSIFEDFVQVKENSSGQTGTGLGLGIVQALVRLMGGDIEIVDKINGERGTCFKFNIFLTVEESESINTPWQDKVHNQDTYSSSELSSCVHSPRLEGSIVALLINNDERRSMVKRYMESLGIKVVVVRQVNQIPFALKNKVKFRLTNASQRYTSSTRSLARPTFAGTVRCVLLILDANAGDFQEMRRSVALFRKDNPDTCIKVVWLERPETRKAHFSGLADESLPGSDCIIQEPLHGHRLFRVIELLPEFGGELVKASRRKMSFRRNFLYNLSSDGEELYSSNGERPIYTRNDDTRLEVLDYKSSSSSKVLETTIVNLGEIEEESVKSSRLKNCSMSSNPSPGPVVSETQTTTDGHAGPSLNNKPLVGKRFLVAEDIPIGRMIATSLIKHLGGHAEVCENGREALELISKALNDIDGDVPSKFPYDFVLMDCQMPIMDGFEATRRIRLEERKYGIHIPVIALTANEPGETGNKITEAGMDLHMTKPLNEQQLFEALRLISSR, encoded by the exons ATGCATATGTATAACCTGGGTAGCATATACAAACTACAGAGAAAAGGAAATGTGCTAAATAAG ACACTCACTGTGCTTCTGCTGCCGAGCATTCTAATACCATATTGGTATCAGACAGTGAAAATGATAAAGCATAATATGGAGATGGAAGCTACTTATGGAATTGCATCCAGAGTGGATAATGCAGCAAAACTAGTGCTTCCTGTCAATTCATCGGCCAAAGCGTTAGCAAGTATGCTGGGCTCAGTTCATGAACACCTCCTGTTTTCTGAAGTTCAAAGTAAG GTGGCGCCTATGTTACTCGAAGCACTATTGATAACACCTCATTCAACTCAAGCTTCATACATTGGATTGGATGGCCTATTCTTCTCATACTATAAGGATGACGGTGACAAAATCTATGCTGCATACTCTAACTCCACATTTGGCTCCTCAAATTCAAGTGCTGGCGGTTATACATGGTATACTCAACCCGTCCACTCCGAATCTGGTGAATTAAATGGCAAAGCCAAAATCATGGAACCTTTTATTGTAATTAATGAAACTTGGTTTCAAAGAGCAATGAATACCTCAAATGGTTATGCTTCCTTAGGTTTTAGTTGGATTAACAAAAAAGGAGACAAGCCTGACTTATTCTTAGACACTGGAAGACTAGGCTCGGCAGGAGTAGTATCTCTTGGGTTCGCGGTCAAAGGGATTACCAGTTTATTCTCCGATATTAATAATCTTAATGGCGGAAGCATGTATATGGCAACTGTTGGTGATGATACCAGGGTACTCTTGCAAGGAATGAAAGCGGTGCGGATCAAAAGTACAGGTGATAAAGCATTGATTCTTGGAGGCAACACTGATCATATTATTGGAGAGGTTTCATGTAAAACCCAGAATGGTGTTAATGTGGCAACCAGGTTGAATACCGGACAGACTGAACATATTTTCTACTGCTCACAAGTTGATATTGCCAGGGTTGAATTGGTATATGTATTTTCGTTTCCAAGCAATGGGGATTTGTTAGGCGATGTTCACAAACGCACCAAGGTGACAATGATACTTCTCATAGTGATGATGGTAGCTATGCTAATCTCCATCTTTGTATTTGTGGCCCTGATAGTAAGGGCGGCGTGGCGAGAGGTGCAACTATGTGCTGCATATATGAGGCAAATGGATAAAACAGCTCAAGCAGAGAGGAAGAGCTTGAAGCAAAGCTTGGCATTTGCGAGTGCTAACCACGATGTCCGTGGCTATCTAGCATGCATCAAGGGCTTGCTTGATCTTTGCTATAATGATGTTCAGCCCTCTTCTGAATTAGCTTCAAATCTTAAGAAGATCGCCGCCTGTGCTGATGACCTCTTAG CAATGGTAAATTCAATCTTAGATTTCGGTAAGATTGAAGCTGGGAAAATGCAGCTTGAGGAGGGACGCTTTAACTTGGAACAACTTCTCGAGGACATAACAGATTTACATCACCCAGTCGCCTTGAAAAAAGGAGTAGACGTGATTTTAGATCCTTGTGATGGCTCTATGTTAAAATTTTCCTCGGTTATAGGTGATCGAGGAAAGCTTAAGCAGATCCTTGGTAACTTATTGAGCAATGCCGTCAAGTATACTCCAAGTGGTCACATTTCTATTCGAGCTTGGGCTAAGAAACCGAGCTTGGAAAATTCAATAATCGCTTCAAATAAGAATAGCCTGTTGAATCGCTTGACCCACATCTTCTACAGGAATAAGCATTCGTATAACAACGTAGAACTTATGAGGATGTCCAATGAGGATTCCAAAAGCATGGAGTTTGTGTTCGAAGTGGAGGATACAGGTCTTGGCATCCCCATAGATAAACGTAAATCTATCTTTGAGGACTTTGTTCAAGTTAAAGAAAATTCTTCTGGACAAACTGGCACTGGCTTAGGACTTGGCATCGTCCAAGCATTG GTTCGGTTGATGGGCGGTGATATAGAGATTGTAGACAAAATCAATGGTGAGCGAGGGACATGTTTCAAATTCAACATCTTCTTGACTGTAGAAGAGAGTgaatctataaatactccatggCAGGACAAGGTACATAACCAAGACACTTACTCTAGCTCTGAGCTAAGTAGTTGTGTTCATAGTCCTAGACTCGAAGGATCCATAGTAGCTCTCTTGATTAACAACGATGAGCGAAGAAGCATGGTTAAAAGGTACATGGAGAGTTTAGGTATAAAAGTGGTGGTTGTGAGACAAGTCAACCAAATCCCTTTTGCTTTAAAGAACAAGGTCAAATTCAGGCTTACTAATGCGTCTCAACGTTACACCTCGTCGACCAGAAGCTTGGCAAGGCCTACCTTTGCGGGGACTGTGAGGTGTGTGCTGCTCATCCTCGATGCTAATGCAGGGGATTTTCAGGAAATGCGTAGATCGGTAGCCCTTTTCAGGAAAGATAATCCAGACACATGTATCAAAGTGGTCTGGTTGGAGAGGCCAGAAACCCGAAAGGCCCATTTCTCGGGTCTTGCAGACGAGAGTCTCCCTGGGTCAGATTGCATAATACAAGAGCCTCTTCATGGTCATCGCTTGTTTAGGGTCATAGAGCTGCTGCCGGAGTTTGGGGGTGAATTGGTCAAAGCTTCTAGACGAAAAATGAGCTTTAGGAGAAATTTCCTCTACAATTTATCATCAGATGGTGAAGAACTTTATAGTTCAAACGGTGAGAGGCCAATTTATACCCGAAATGATGATACTCGCCTTGAAGTCTTAGACTATAAGAGCAGTAGTTCTAGCAAAGTCCTGGAAACAACAATAGTCAATCTTGGAGAGATAGAAGAAGAGTCCGTTAAATCTTCAAGACTGAAGAATTGCTCAATGTCTAGTAACCCGTCACCAGGTCCCGTTGTTAGCGAGACACAAACCACCACTGATGGGCATGCTGGCCCAAGCTTGAATAACAAACCTTTGGTTGGGAAGAGGTTCTTAGTTGCGGAAGATATTCCAATTGGTAGAATGATTGCCACTAGCCTCATTAAACACCTTGGTGGTCATGCTGAAGTTTGTGAAAATGGTAGAGAAGCCTTAGAACTGATATCCAAGGCTTTGAATGACATAGACGGCGATGTCCCTTCAAAGTTTCCTTATGATTTTGTTCTCATGGATTGCCAG ATGCCTATAATGGATGGTTTTGAAGCGACAAGAAGAATTAGACTAGAGGAAAGGAAGTACGGAATCCACATTCCGGTCATTGCCCTTACAGCTAATGAACCAGGAGAGACCGGGAATAAGATCACTGAAGCGGGCATGGATCTCCATATGACCAAACCACTCAACGAACAACAGCTTTTTGAAGCGTTGAGGCTCATTTCTTCGAGGTAG
- the LOC141648239 gene encoding histidine kinase CKI1-like isoform X1, whose product MHMYNLGSIYKLQRKGNVLNKTLTVLLLPSILIPYWYQTVKMIKHNMEMEATYGIASRVDNAAKLVLPVNSSAKALASMLGSVHEHLLFSEVQSKVAPMLLEALLITPHSTQASYIGLDGLFFSYYKDDGDKIYAAYSNSTFGSSNSSAGGYTWYTQPVHSESGELNGKAKIMEPFIVINETWFQRAMNTSNGYASLGFSWINKKGDKPDLFLDTGRLGSAGVVSLGFAVKGITSLFSDINNLNGGSMYMATVGDDTRVLLQGMKAVRIKSTGDKALILGGNTDHIIGEVSCKTQNGVNVATRLNTGQTEHIFYCSQVDIARVELVYVFSFPSNGDLLGDVHKRTKVTMILLIVMMVAMLISIFVFVALIVRAAWREVQLCAAYMRQMDKTAQAERKSLKQSLAFASANHDVRGYLACIKGLLDLCYNDVQPSSELASNLKKIAACADDLLAMVNSILDFGKIEAGKMQLEEGRFNLEQLLEDITDLHHPVALKKGVDVILDPCDGSMLKFSSVIGDRGKLKQILGNLLSNAVKYTPSGHISIRAWAKKPSLENSIIASNKNSLLNRLTHIFYRNKHSYNNVELMRMSNEDSKSMEFVFEVEDTGLGIPIDKRKSIFEDFVQVKENSSGQTGTGLGLGIVQALVRLMGGDIEIVDKINGERGTCFKFNIFLTVEESESINTPWQDKVHNQDTYSSSELSSCVHSPRLEGSIVALLINNDERRSMVKRYMESLGIKVVVVRQVNQIPFALKNKVKFRLTNASQRYTSSTRSLARPTFAGTVRCVLLILDANAGDFQEMRRSVALFRKDNPDTCIKVVWLERPETRKAHFSGLADESLPGSDCIIQEPLHGHRLFRVIELLPEFGGELVKASRRKMSFRRNFLYNLSSDGEELYSSNGERPIYTRNDDTRLEVLDYKSSSSSKVLETTIVNLGEIEEESVKSSRLKNCSMSSNPSPGPVVSETQTTTDGHAGPSLNNKPLVGKRFLVAEDIPIGRMIATSLIKHLGGHAEVCENGREALELISKALNDIDGDVPSKFPYDFVLMDCQMPIMDGFEATRRIRLEERKYGIHIPVIALTANEPGETGNKITEAGMDLHMTKPLNEQQLFEALRLISSRQVEDNHLTHIT is encoded by the exons ATGCATATGTATAACCTGGGTAGCATATACAAACTACAGAGAAAAGGAAATGTGCTAAATAAG ACACTCACTGTGCTTCTGCTGCCGAGCATTCTAATACCATATTGGTATCAGACAGTGAAAATGATAAAGCATAATATGGAGATGGAAGCTACTTATGGAATTGCATCCAGAGTGGATAATGCAGCAAAACTAGTGCTTCCTGTCAATTCATCGGCCAAAGCGTTAGCAAGTATGCTGGGCTCAGTTCATGAACACCTCCTGTTTTCTGAAGTTCAAAGTAAG GTGGCGCCTATGTTACTCGAAGCACTATTGATAACACCTCATTCAACTCAAGCTTCATACATTGGATTGGATGGCCTATTCTTCTCATACTATAAGGATGACGGTGACAAAATCTATGCTGCATACTCTAACTCCACATTTGGCTCCTCAAATTCAAGTGCTGGCGGTTATACATGGTATACTCAACCCGTCCACTCCGAATCTGGTGAATTAAATGGCAAAGCCAAAATCATGGAACCTTTTATTGTAATTAATGAAACTTGGTTTCAAAGAGCAATGAATACCTCAAATGGTTATGCTTCCTTAGGTTTTAGTTGGATTAACAAAAAAGGAGACAAGCCTGACTTATTCTTAGACACTGGAAGACTAGGCTCGGCAGGAGTAGTATCTCTTGGGTTCGCGGTCAAAGGGATTACCAGTTTATTCTCCGATATTAATAATCTTAATGGCGGAAGCATGTATATGGCAACTGTTGGTGATGATACCAGGGTACTCTTGCAAGGAATGAAAGCGGTGCGGATCAAAAGTACAGGTGATAAAGCATTGATTCTTGGAGGCAACACTGATCATATTATTGGAGAGGTTTCATGTAAAACCCAGAATGGTGTTAATGTGGCAACCAGGTTGAATACCGGACAGACTGAACATATTTTCTACTGCTCACAAGTTGATATTGCCAGGGTTGAATTGGTATATGTATTTTCGTTTCCAAGCAATGGGGATTTGTTAGGCGATGTTCACAAACGCACCAAGGTGACAATGATACTTCTCATAGTGATGATGGTAGCTATGCTAATCTCCATCTTTGTATTTGTGGCCCTGATAGTAAGGGCGGCGTGGCGAGAGGTGCAACTATGTGCTGCATATATGAGGCAAATGGATAAAACAGCTCAAGCAGAGAGGAAGAGCTTGAAGCAAAGCTTGGCATTTGCGAGTGCTAACCACGATGTCCGTGGCTATCTAGCATGCATCAAGGGCTTGCTTGATCTTTGCTATAATGATGTTCAGCCCTCTTCTGAATTAGCTTCAAATCTTAAGAAGATCGCCGCCTGTGCTGATGACCTCTTAG CAATGGTAAATTCAATCTTAGATTTCGGTAAGATTGAAGCTGGGAAAATGCAGCTTGAGGAGGGACGCTTTAACTTGGAACAACTTCTCGAGGACATAACAGATTTACATCACCCAGTCGCCTTGAAAAAAGGAGTAGACGTGATTTTAGATCCTTGTGATGGCTCTATGTTAAAATTTTCCTCGGTTATAGGTGATCGAGGAAAGCTTAAGCAGATCCTTGGTAACTTATTGAGCAATGCCGTCAAGTATACTCCAAGTGGTCACATTTCTATTCGAGCTTGGGCTAAGAAACCGAGCTTGGAAAATTCAATAATCGCTTCAAATAAGAATAGCCTGTTGAATCGCTTGACCCACATCTTCTACAGGAATAAGCATTCGTATAACAACGTAGAACTTATGAGGATGTCCAATGAGGATTCCAAAAGCATGGAGTTTGTGTTCGAAGTGGAGGATACAGGTCTTGGCATCCCCATAGATAAACGTAAATCTATCTTTGAGGACTTTGTTCAAGTTAAAGAAAATTCTTCTGGACAAACTGGCACTGGCTTAGGACTTGGCATCGTCCAAGCATTG GTTCGGTTGATGGGCGGTGATATAGAGATTGTAGACAAAATCAATGGTGAGCGAGGGACATGTTTCAAATTCAACATCTTCTTGACTGTAGAAGAGAGTgaatctataaatactccatggCAGGACAAGGTACATAACCAAGACACTTACTCTAGCTCTGAGCTAAGTAGTTGTGTTCATAGTCCTAGACTCGAAGGATCCATAGTAGCTCTCTTGATTAACAACGATGAGCGAAGAAGCATGGTTAAAAGGTACATGGAGAGTTTAGGTATAAAAGTGGTGGTTGTGAGACAAGTCAACCAAATCCCTTTTGCTTTAAAGAACAAGGTCAAATTCAGGCTTACTAATGCGTCTCAACGTTACACCTCGTCGACCAGAAGCTTGGCAAGGCCTACCTTTGCGGGGACTGTGAGGTGTGTGCTGCTCATCCTCGATGCTAATGCAGGGGATTTTCAGGAAATGCGTAGATCGGTAGCCCTTTTCAGGAAAGATAATCCAGACACATGTATCAAAGTGGTCTGGTTGGAGAGGCCAGAAACCCGAAAGGCCCATTTCTCGGGTCTTGCAGACGAGAGTCTCCCTGGGTCAGATTGCATAATACAAGAGCCTCTTCATGGTCATCGCTTGTTTAGGGTCATAGAGCTGCTGCCGGAGTTTGGGGGTGAATTGGTCAAAGCTTCTAGACGAAAAATGAGCTTTAGGAGAAATTTCCTCTACAATTTATCATCAGATGGTGAAGAACTTTATAGTTCAAACGGTGAGAGGCCAATTTATACCCGAAATGATGATACTCGCCTTGAAGTCTTAGACTATAAGAGCAGTAGTTCTAGCAAAGTCCTGGAAACAACAATAGTCAATCTTGGAGAGATAGAAGAAGAGTCCGTTAAATCTTCAAGACTGAAGAATTGCTCAATGTCTAGTAACCCGTCACCAGGTCCCGTTGTTAGCGAGACACAAACCACCACTGATGGGCATGCTGGCCCAAGCTTGAATAACAAACCTTTGGTTGGGAAGAGGTTCTTAGTTGCGGAAGATATTCCAATTGGTAGAATGATTGCCACTAGCCTCATTAAACACCTTGGTGGTCATGCTGAAGTTTGTGAAAATGGTAGAGAAGCCTTAGAACTGATATCCAAGGCTTTGAATGACATAGACGGCGATGTCCCTTCAAAGTTTCCTTATGATTTTGTTCTCATGGATTGCCAG ATGCCTATAATGGATGGTTTTGAAGCGACAAGAAGAATTAGACTAGAGGAAAGGAAGTACGGAATCCACATTCCGGTCATTGCCCTTACAGCTAATGAACCAGGAGAGACCGGGAATAAGATCACTGAAGCGGGCATGGATCTCCATATGACCAAACCACTCAACGAACAACAGCTTTTTGAAGCGTTGAGGCTCATTTCTTCGAG ACAAGTAGAGGATAATCATCTCACACATATTACATGA